In one Thermosipho ferrireducens genomic region, the following are encoded:
- the csm5 gene encoding type III-A CRISPR-associated RAMP protein Csm5, with protein sequence MKIKKYKYELEIITPLAICSGEVIQSFEVIKDGNSAYVLDFQKLMSQEENFLNYLIEYPEILESSEEIKKVLRFFNVDYSKYIKHSLKGYLPRNLRINEFVKTAGRPYIPGSSLKGAIRTFLIKGTKYTEKYSVKLFKTSYGKSKFFDDTVDRELFGTPNESPFRMLKIFDSETIDVKNLKVKMIEVVKLNENKKSIPLYYEVLDKGIKLRGEIVIDYRFMNSNFIKNSEILDNFVERLKKGYEDYVDHELSILERYKVLPLLKFYKYLSSIKLSENQFLVQLGASTGFYSKTLVKSMDSKSIGNLKKILGNRGRKISVKLFPKTRRVIKEGNYWIPLGWAKITLN encoded by the coding sequence ATGAAAATAAAAAAATATAAGTATGAACTTGAAATAATTACCCCATTGGCAATTTGTTCAGGAGAAGTTATTCAGAGTTTCGAAGTAATTAAAGATGGGAATAGTGCATATGTTTTAGATTTTCAGAAGTTAATGTCTCAAGAAGAAAATTTCCTTAATTATTTAATTGAATATCCAGAAATATTAGAAAGTTCTGAAGAAATAAAAAAAGTATTAAGGTTTTTTAATGTGGATTATTCAAAATACATAAAACATAGTTTGAAAGGATATTTGCCAAGAAACCTTAGAATAAATGAATTTGTAAAAACGGCTGGGAGGCCTTACATACCAGGTTCTTCTTTAAAAGGAGCTATAAGGACTTTTTTGATTAAAGGTACAAAGTATACAGAAAAATATTCTGTGAAATTATTCAAAACTTCATATGGAAAATCAAAATTTTTTGATGATACTGTTGATAGAGAGTTATTTGGAACTCCTAATGAATCACCTTTTAGGATGTTAAAAATTTTTGATAGTGAAACAATTGATGTTAAAAATCTAAAGGTTAAGATGATAGAAGTTGTAAAGTTGAATGAAAATAAGAAATCTATCCCTTTGTACTATGAAGTTTTGGATAAAGGTATAAAACTACGTGGAGAAATTGTAATAGATTATAGATTTATGAATAGTAATTTTATAAAAAATTCAGAAATACTTGATAACTTCGTCGAAAGATTAAAAAAAGGATATGAAGATTATGTTGATCATGAATTAAGTATCTTGGAACGTTATAAAGTTTTACCTTTACTTAAGTTTTACAAATATTTAAGCTCAATAAAATTGTCTGAAAATCAATTTTTAGTACAGTTGGGTGCTTCAACAGGTTTTTATTCTAAAACACTTGTGAAAAGTATGGATTCTAAAAGTATAGGGAATTTGAAAAAAATTTTAGGAAATAGAGGGAGGAAAATTAGTGTTAA